One segment of Candidatus Eisenbacteria bacterium DNA contains the following:
- a CDS encoding response regulator transcription factor: MTLRVVLIDDEPLARSGLRALLATQPDLEVVGEAGDGLEAIELIRTRRPDVAFLDVEMPGLDGFGMLERLAREERPWVVFVTAFDAHALRAFQMHALQYVLKPITAEALDAVMERVREVQLGSTARELTDRLERLLREREELMKPGGSAREALIDAATAAASARPTRWLVRSSGTAEVIAIDAVERIEADGDYARLHIGRQVHLHRATMQALSLDLDPRRFARVHRSHIVRIDHVRTVRSEPGGDGAVVLNDGVEVPLSRTYRDAFLSVLEGRPRGES, encoded by the coding sequence GTGACTTTGCGAGTGGTGCTCATCGACGATGAGCCGCTTGCCCGATCGGGATTGCGGGCGCTGCTCGCGACTCAGCCGGACCTCGAAGTGGTCGGCGAGGCGGGCGACGGCCTCGAGGCGATCGAACTGATCCGTACGCGGCGCCCCGACGTGGCGTTCCTCGACGTCGAAATGCCGGGACTCGACGGCTTCGGCATGCTCGAACGGCTCGCGCGCGAGGAACGGCCGTGGGTGGTGTTCGTCACTGCGTTCGACGCACATGCACTGCGCGCATTCCAGATGCACGCGCTCCAATACGTGCTCAAGCCCATCACCGCGGAGGCGCTGGATGCGGTGATGGAGCGGGTTCGCGAGGTGCAGCTCGGCTCGACCGCGCGCGAGCTGACCGATCGGCTCGAGCGCTTGCTGCGCGAACGTGAAGAGCTGATGAAGCCGGGCGGGAGCGCGCGCGAGGCCCTGATCGACGCGGCGACCGCCGCCGCGAGTGCCCGCCCGACCCGCTGGCTGGTGCGCTCTTCGGGCACTGCCGAGGTGATCGCGATCGACGCCGTCGAACGAATCGAAGCCGACGGCGACTACGCGCGACTCCACATCGGGCGGCAGGTGCATCTGCACCGCGCCACCATGCAGGCGCTGAGCCTCGACCTCGATCCGCGGCGATTCGCGCGCGTCCACCGCTCGCACATCGTGCGCATCGATCACGTGCGCACGGTGCGCAGCGAGCCGGGAGGCGACGGCGCCGTGGTGCTCAACGACGGCGTCGAAGTTCCGCTGAGCCGCACCTACCGCGATGCATTCCTCAGCGTGCTCGAGGGCCGGCCGCGCGGCGAGTCCTAG
- a CDS encoding histidine kinase — MIATPPVPEARPAARRHRILLAAALWAAFGLFFTLQSYSVRTAAGRPFSAVEVTLVDLLYVSLWGAFTPLVLWLSRRLRVERPHVARRIMMLVACGIGVAVLQRFLFDMIVHTIRASPQTPFSWVLLARSVLASFDYGLTLFGIVVLIEHATSLQQRIHAEAVRATRLEAALSTARLDALERQLQPHFLFNTLNAISSLVTEDPRRAQALIGRLGELLRATLAQPQAHEISVRHEVEWLEQYLAIESARVGERLRISIEIEPAAYAAQVPRLLLQPLVENALKHGVAARPGRALLAIEAHRLEEWLELRVRDEPDSNGAAPHATALESGAESKPGTAGLGIGLANTRSRLHTLYGDAHRLELNALPSGGTETRVRIPYRVASAPVAAREAAS; from the coding sequence GTGATCGCGACCCCGCCCGTACCGGAGGCTCGCCCGGCCGCGCGTCGCCACCGGATCCTGCTGGCCGCCGCTTTGTGGGCGGCGTTCGGGCTGTTCTTCACGCTGCAGTCCTACTCGGTGCGAACCGCGGCCGGGCGTCCATTCAGCGCGGTCGAAGTCACCCTCGTCGATCTGCTGTACGTGTCGCTGTGGGGCGCCTTCACCCCGCTGGTGCTGTGGTTGTCGCGCAGGCTGCGGGTCGAGCGGCCGCATGTGGCGCGCCGGATCATGATGCTGGTGGCGTGCGGCATCGGCGTCGCGGTCCTCCAGCGCTTCCTGTTCGACATGATCGTGCACACGATCCGCGCGTCACCTCAGACTCCGTTCTCCTGGGTGCTGCTCGCGCGCTCGGTGCTCGCGTCGTTCGACTACGGGCTCACGCTGTTCGGCATCGTGGTGCTGATCGAGCACGCGACCAGCCTGCAGCAGCGCATCCACGCCGAGGCGGTGCGCGCCACGCGGCTCGAGGCGGCGCTTTCGACCGCGCGACTCGACGCGCTCGAGCGCCAGCTTCAGCCGCACTTCCTGTTCAACACGCTCAACGCGATCTCGTCGCTGGTGACCGAGGATCCGCGCCGCGCGCAGGCCCTGATCGGGCGGCTCGGAGAGCTGCTGCGGGCCACACTCGCGCAGCCTCAGGCACACGAGATCTCGGTACGCCACGAGGTCGAGTGGCTGGAGCAGTACCTGGCGATCGAGTCGGCGCGGGTCGGCGAGCGGCTGCGGATTTCGATCGAGATCGAGCCGGCCGCCTACGCGGCTCAGGTCCCGCGCCTGCTCTTGCAGCCGCTGGTCGAGAACGCGCTCAAGCACGGCGTGGCCGCACGTCCCGGCCGCGCGCTGCTGGCGATCGAGGCGCATCGACTCGAGGAGTGGCTCGAACTGCGCGTCCGCGACGAGCCGGATTCGAACGGGGCCGCTCCCCATGCGACGGCGCTCGAGTCGGGAGCGGAATCGAAGCCCGGCACCGCCGGTCTCGGGATCGGCCTCGCCAACACGCGCTCGCGTCTCCACACGCTGTACGGCGACGCGCACCGGCTGGAGCTGAACGCGCTGCCGAGCGGCGGAACCGAAACGCGGGTTCGAATCCCGTATCGCGTCGCATCGGCGCCGGTCGCCGCACGCGAGGCTGCGTCGTGA